Proteins found in one Phoenicibacter congonensis genomic segment:
- a CDS encoding DUF262 domain-containing protein, which produces MIKNVSDPSIANILSTDASKVYYIPRYQREYTWGQRDWSNLYDDIFDNDPGYFLGSIIVIQGEIDPKTNVIDFEVIDGQQRLTTISLLLCALYARINEHPDAIDEDISSDDVRPLRNRLILKADKGTSRVVPQVQNHDLEDYRWTLKEHAGLNVVMQKPKYYGVRKIAKAFDYFYDRLGEEICGLDDEQSIQKLLEMSRLLCSAVLVQISVDSHADAYTLFASLNNRGVPLSAVDLIKNTLLAKVADADENELDYYFDQWQEMLRNLGDDYTTQERFFRQNYDAFRRAINKPFVQDGGAQLPLGSVATRSNLLKIYEKRIGQENGALSVLDELIENSSIYSKIIGINREGMDKDLESELTELARAQGVPSYLLLLHLMKKSVELKIDDRMLARIVELLTLFFVRRNITDTPPTRDLERLFISICEGIEDSNLKGTEAAKYIRERLVDISASDAAFEERLAGPIYDVNPDMTRFILTVLAEPSVTKEMKGLWERYPSGNYVWTIEHVFPQGENIPQEWVDMIGGGDRSEAQKIQAELVHTLGNLTISGYNSKLSNMSFVEKRDRKDSNGFNVGYRNGLNLNEDLVSVDKWTRDQIKSRTDKLISQALEAFTFDNVEF; this is translated from the coding sequence ATGATTAAGAATGTTAGTGACCCATCTATTGCAAATATCCTATCGACCGATGCTTCAAAGGTCTACTACATACCAAGGTATCAACGTGAGTACACTTGGGGTCAGCGTGATTGGTCCAACCTCTATGATGATATCTTTGACAATGACCCGGGATACTTCCTTGGTTCCATAATCGTGATACAAGGCGAGATAGATCCAAAAACCAACGTCATAGATTTCGAGGTCATCGATGGGCAGCAGCGACTTACGACCATAAGCCTACTTCTATGTGCTCTATATGCAAGGATTAACGAACATCCTGACGCTATAGATGAAGATATTAGTTCGGATGATGTGAGGCCACTGCGAAACAGGCTTATTCTCAAAGCAGACAAAGGAACGAGTCGTGTTGTGCCCCAGGTTCAAAATCACGATTTAGAGGACTATCGATGGACATTAAAAGAGCACGCTGGGCTCAATGTTGTGATGCAAAAGCCTAAATACTATGGGGTTAGAAAGATAGCAAAGGCGTTCGACTATTTCTACGACAGGCTGGGAGAAGAGATCTGCGGTTTAGACGATGAGCAATCCATCCAGAAGCTACTTGAGATGAGCAGACTACTTTGCTCTGCCGTTCTCGTTCAAATAAGTGTAGACAGCCATGCGGATGCTTATACGCTATTTGCTTCTCTCAACAACCGTGGTGTTCCGCTGTCTGCTGTCGACTTGATAAAGAACACTCTGCTCGCAAAGGTTGCTGACGCCGACGAAAACGAGCTGGATTACTACTTCGATCAATGGCAGGAGATGCTACGCAATCTAGGCGATGATTACACGACGCAAGAGAGGTTCTTCCGTCAAAACTATGATGCATTCAGGAGGGCGATCAATAAGCCTTTCGTTCAAGATGGAGGCGCGCAATTGCCACTCGGATCCGTGGCGACACGATCCAACTTACTGAAGATCTATGAGAAGAGAATTGGACAAGAGAACGGCGCATTGAGCGTCTTGGACGAGCTCATCGAAAACTCATCGATCTACTCTAAGATTATCGGCATCAACCGTGAAGGCATGGACAAAGACCTCGAATCGGAACTTACGGAGCTTGCAAGAGCGCAGGGCGTTCCGTCGTATCTGCTCCTCCTACATCTCATGAAAAAAAGCGTGGAGCTGAAAATAGATGATCGTATGCTGGCGAGAATCGTTGAGCTGCTCACCCTCTTCTTCGTAAGGCGAAACATCACAGATACTCCACCGACCCGAGATCTTGAGCGCCTGTTCATAAGCATTTGCGAAGGCATTGAAGATAGCAATCTCAAGGGCACCGAGGCCGCTAAGTACATCCGCGAGCGCTTGGTTGACATTTCTGCAAGCGACGCAGCGTTCGAAGAACGACTGGCTGGCCCGATTTATGATGTCAACCCGGATATGACACGATTCATACTCACTGTTCTGGCAGAGCCCAGCGTTACCAAGGAAATGAAAGGGTTATGGGAGCGCTATCCTTCCGGGAATTACGTATGGACAATTGAACACGTCTTCCCACAGGGAGAAAATATTCCCCAGGAATGGGTAGATATGATTGGGGGCGGCGACAGATCAGAGGCACAAAAAATCCAAGCTGAACTTGTGCACACGCTGGGCAATCTGACGATTTCTGGCTACAACTCCAAACTCAGCAATATGTCATTCGTTGAAAAGCGAGATAGAAAGGATTCAAACGGATTCAATGTGGGCTATCGCAATGGCCTTAACCTAAACGAAGATTTGGTGTCTGTAGATAAATGGACGCGCGATCAAATTAAAAGCCGTACGGACAAACTAATTAGCCAAGCTTTGGAGGCGTTTACTTTCGACAATGTCGAATTCTAA
- a CDS encoding site-specific integrase, with protein sequence MTARREKNGTYTSQFWYEDIYGKRRHKCKRGFATEEEADAFEEAFLRKARGSMEMKLADFVDVYLEDVKADLREYTLRTRLYIINDKIIPELGCKRMKDIETVDIIQWQNKMLSHRRPNGSPYSETYLRTINSALGAIFSHAAAYYDLSPNPMAKAPGLGSKKTREMKFWTKDQYLRFSEELDVEGVLFYAFEVLYWLGLRIGELLALVPEDINFKSSKLHVGHSFQRFNGRDVITDPKTDKSIRDVVMPLFVRDELYRLVHEIPSVEPGERIFASVSKSILKAEIDRICEKLDGVPAIRVHDLRHSHISLLINEGYNALEIGDRAGQESMEITLQYGHMFPESDDEMADSLQEYKEGRHDA encoded by the coding sequence ATGACGGCGAGGCGAGAGAAGAACGGAACCTACACGAGCCAGTTCTGGTACGAGGACATCTACGGCAAGAGACGCCACAAGTGCAAGAGGGGCTTTGCGACCGAAGAGGAGGCGGACGCGTTCGAGGAGGCCTTCTTGCGCAAGGCGCGCGGCTCCATGGAGATGAAGCTCGCGGACTTCGTCGACGTCTACCTGGAGGATGTCAAGGCCGATCTTCGGGAATACACGCTCAGGACGCGCCTCTACATCATCAACGACAAGATCATCCCCGAGCTCGGGTGTAAGCGAATGAAGGACATCGAGACCGTTGATATCATCCAATGGCAGAACAAGATGCTCTCACATCGACGCCCGAACGGGAGCCCTTATTCCGAGACTTATCTGAGGACTATCAACAGCGCACTCGGCGCGATCTTCAGCCATGCCGCCGCGTACTACGACCTGAGCCCCAACCCGATGGCGAAAGCGCCAGGCCTGGGCTCGAAGAAGACCAGGGAGATGAAGTTCTGGACGAAGGACCAGTATCTACGCTTCTCCGAGGAGCTGGACGTCGAGGGGGTCCTCTTCTACGCGTTCGAGGTCCTCTACTGGCTCGGGCTGAGGATCGGCGAGCTTCTCGCTCTCGTTCCTGAGGACATCAACTTCAAAAGCTCGAAGCTCCACGTGGGGCATTCGTTCCAGAGGTTCAACGGAAGGGACGTCATCACCGATCCCAAGACCGATAAGTCGATAAGGGACGTCGTCATGCCCCTGTTCGTGAGGGACGAGCTCTACAGGCTCGTACACGAGATCCCGAGCGTGGAGCCGGGAGAGCGCATCTTCGCGAGCGTAAGCAAGAGCATATTGAAAGCGGAGATCGACCGGATCTGCGAGAAGCTCGATGGCGTTCCCGCGATCCGCGTGCACGACCTTCGCCACAGCCATATCTCGCTGCTGATAAACGAAGGGTACAACGCACTTGAGATCGGCGACCGCGCCGGTCAGGAGTCAATGGAGATCACGCTCCAGTACGGGCACATGTTCCCCGAAAGCGATGATGAGATGGCCGACTCCCTCCAAGAGTACAAGGAGGGCCGACATGACGCGTAG
- a CDS encoding plasmid mobilization protein gives MTRRNDDRQRSVTIGFRVSKEQAERIDLLVALSGKTKQDYIVERLENESMEVIPSPRMQRTLRDEMRKLCSQLELLRRGEEPSERLLATCDLVASVYASLGEDVCVQAPKTKDEMLLNMSRC, from the coding sequence ATGACGCGTAGAAACGACGACAGGCAGCGGTCCGTGACCATCGGCTTCCGCGTCAGCAAGGAGCAGGCGGAGCGCATCGACCTACTCGTGGCGCTCAGCGGGAAGACCAAGCAGGACTACATCGTGGAGCGGCTTGAGAACGAGAGCATGGAGGTCATACCCTCGCCCAGGATGCAGAGGACGCTCCGCGACGAGATGCGCAAGCTCTGCTCCCAGCTGGAACTCTTGAGGAGAGGCGAAGAGCCTAGCGAGCGCCTCTTGGCCACGTGCGACCTCGTCGCGAGCGTTTACGCGAGCCTCGGAGAAGATGTCTGCGTGCAGGCGCCTAAGACGAAGGACGAGATGCTCCTGAACATGTCGAGGTGCTGA
- a CDS encoding site-specific integrase, with translation MPAYLDDNGTWYALFYYENFKKEKKRKKKRGFGTEQEANDYEDDFKAKASLARYLPFKDFAGIYMENVGPRVRISTYDTKVQSLSKWIIPFFEKKPLNEITSIDIVHWQVWLSEARKKNGEPLAPTYVRKLNSELAAIFNHAAKNYDLDPNPVKKVKKTGKQKTDEMKIWSKTEFDLFLDAICDKVASYYAFEILYWTGIREGELLALTPADFDFENCYLDISKSVYRRGGEDIVGPPKTEKSYRQFRIPRFLAEEVEEYIRLFLHIADDERIFEGLTRKYLCNEMDRGCKIAGVKRIRVHDLRHSHVSILIDMGYSATDIANRVGHESIDITYRYAHLFPNSQQDMAARLQDAGSQRRCVQKFEGCPICAHPSSG, from the coding sequence ATGCCAGCGTACCTAGACGACAACGGAACCTGGTACGCGCTCTTCTACTACGAGAACTTTAAGAAAGAGAAGAAGAGGAAGAAGAAGCGCGGCTTCGGGACCGAGCAGGAGGCAAACGACTACGAGGACGACTTCAAGGCTAAGGCGTCGCTTGCAAGGTATCTGCCCTTCAAGGACTTCGCAGGCATCTACATGGAGAACGTCGGCCCGAGGGTGCGGATCTCCACCTATGACACGAAGGTCCAATCGCTGAGCAAGTGGATCATCCCCTTCTTCGAGAAGAAGCCCCTGAACGAGATAACGTCGATAGACATAGTCCACTGGCAAGTTTGGCTGTCGGAGGCGAGGAAGAAGAACGGGGAGCCCCTGGCCCCCACCTACGTGAGGAAGCTCAACAGCGAACTTGCGGCCATCTTCAACCACGCGGCCAAGAACTACGACTTGGATCCCAATCCCGTCAAGAAGGTAAAGAAGACGGGCAAGCAAAAGACCGACGAGATGAAGATATGGTCGAAGACAGAGTTCGACCTGTTCCTCGACGCCATTTGCGACAAGGTGGCATCGTACTATGCCTTCGAGATACTTTACTGGACGGGCATAAGGGAGGGGGAGCTCCTGGCGCTCACGCCAGCGGACTTCGATTTCGAGAACTGCTACCTCGATATAAGCAAATCCGTGTACAGGAGAGGCGGCGAGGACATCGTCGGGCCACCGAAGACGGAGAAGTCCTACCGGCAGTTCAGGATACCGAGGTTCCTGGCGGAGGAGGTAGAGGAATACATCAGGCTCTTCCTCCATATCGCGGACGATGAGCGGATCTTCGAGGGACTGACCAGGAAATATCTCTGCAATGAGATGGATAGGGGCTGCAAGATAGCGGGAGTAAAGAGGATCCGCGTGCACGACCTTCGCCACAGCCACGTCTCCATTCTGATAGACATGGGCTACAGCGCGACCGACATCGCCAACCGGGTAGGACACGAGTCCATCGACATCACGTACCGGTATGCGCACCTGTTCCCGAATTCGCAGCAGGACATGGCGGCGAGATTGCAAGATGCAGGCTCCCAGAGGAGATGCGTACAGAAATTCGAAGGGTGTCCCATTTGTGCGCACCCTTCATCTGGCTAG